Proteins co-encoded in one Sebastes umbrosus isolate fSebUmb1 chromosome 20, fSebUmb1.pri, whole genome shotgun sequence genomic window:
- the LOC119479303 gene encoding uncharacterized protein C17orf100-like produces MPEEKVNREDEFTETSSLRVETSSLRVETSSLRVETSSLRVETSSLQIETSSLQVETSSLRVETSSLRVETSSLRVETASLRVETSSLQD; encoded by the exons ATGCCTGAAGAAAAAGTCAACAGGGAGGATGAATTTACAG AAACATCTTCACTAAGAGTAGAAACATCATCACTAAGAGTAGAAACATCTTCACTAAGAGTAGAAACATCTTCACTAAGAGTAGAAACATCTTCACTACAAATAGAAACATCTTCGCTACAAGTAGAAACATCATCACTAAGAGTAGAAACATCTTCACTAAGAGTAGAAACATCTTCACTAAGAGTAGAAACAGCTTCACTAAGAGTAGAAACATCTTCGCTACAA GACTAA